One Perognathus longimembris pacificus isolate PPM17 chromosome 2, ASM2315922v1, whole genome shotgun sequence DNA segment encodes these proteins:
- the Ndufb8 gene encoding NADH dehydrogenase [ubiquinone] 1 beta subcomplex subunit 8, mitochondrial — translation MAAARAGALGVRWLQRTARSVVPLGARTAFHMTKDMLPGPYPKTPKERAAAAKKYNMRVEDYEPYPDDGMGYGDYPKLPDRSQHERDPWYEWDHMDLRTNWGEPLHWDLDMYNRNRVDTSPTPVSWDSMCKQLFGFVAFMVFMFWVGDMFPSYQPVGPKQYPYNNLYLERGGDPTKEPEPVVHYDI, via the exons ATGGCGGCGGCGAGGGCAGGGGCCCTGGGGGTCCGATGGCTGCAAAGGACCGCCCGGAGTGTGGTGCCGCTAGGAGCACGGACAG CCTTCCACATGACGAAAGACATGTTGCCGGGGCCCTATCCAAAGACCCCCAAGGAACGCGCCGCCGCCGCCAAGAAGTATAACATGCGTGTGGAAGACTACGAGCCGTACCCGGATGATGGCATGGG GTATGGTGACTATCCGAAGCTCCCTGATCGCTCACAGCATGAGAGGGATCCATGGTATGAATGGGACCACATGGACCTGAGGACGAACTGGGGTGAACCG CTGCACTGGGACCTAGACATGTATAACAGGAACCGAGTGGACACGTCCCCTACACCTGTTTCTTGGGATAGCATGTGTAAGCAGCTCTTTGGCTTCGTGGCTTTCATGGTTTTCATGTTCTGGGTTGGAGACATGTTTCCCAGCTATCAGCCTGTG ggGCCGAAGCAGTATCCTTATAATAATCTGTACCTGGAACGAGGCGGTGATCCCACCAAAGAACCTGAACCAGTGGTTCACTATGACATCTGA